The window GTTGGAAAAGCCCTTCAGAACGAACCGGCGAAATAACTGGTCACGTGGGGGAATATGGGAAATGGGAGGGCACACCGTACGCAGTAAGACTGCCATGGTATGGGGAAAAATGCCGTAAAATCAGTGCGTGAGATGCTGGAAGTGCTCGGCAGCAGACATGCGGTTGAAGGCCATCCGGTCCCCGCAAATGACGGTAATTCCGCGACTTTTGAAGGCAGTTTTGCTAGTGACGATTGCCATATGGTCCCCAGGCGGCGAAAGCCCGGGCGCAGGGCACTGCTCGATGGTAATTTCGCGCGGCGCAAGCTGCCGCTTCGCGAGACCGAATACTGCATCTGGGATACCGAGCTTGCTGGATTCGGCCTGCGTGTCAGGCCGAGCGGCAATTACTTCTGGTTTGTCCGCGTACGACATCGCGGCAAGCATCGCCGGATTTCGCTTGGCCGAACCGATGAGCTCGACGCTGGCGTAGCAAGGGCACAAGCGCGGCGCATTCTGGCCGAGGTGGCGCTGGACGGTCTGCCCAAGCGTGCCGTGGTGAGAGCCACGCCAACGCTTGCCGACTTCGTCGAGACGTATTGGGATGACCTTTCGCGGGTCTGGAAGCCGTCGACGATCAAACGCAATCGGAATGCGTGGCGGCTCTCCATCGAGCCGGAATTTGGTGCGATGCGGGTGGCGGACATCATGCCCGCGGACATCCACCGCTGGCGCGACGGCTGCTCTGGGGAAGGCGAAGCAAGCTTCAACCGCGCCTTGCCGGTTCTGGCCTCGCTCATGAAGTATGCCGAAGCGCTTCGAATGCGCCGCAAAGGTTCGAACCCTTGTCGGGGGATGCCGCGCTTCAAGCGCCCGAAGATGGAGCGATACCTTACCCCTGCCGAGTATCGCCGCTTGGGCGCGTCCTTGCGTGACGCCGAGGCCGAGTATCCCATACCGGTGGCAATAGTGCGGCTGCTGATGTTCACCGGAGCCCGGTTGGGCGAGATCAGATTTCTTCGATGGGGAATGGTGAAACCGCCCCGGCTCGTGCTGCCCGACAGCAAGACCGGACCAAAGGTCATCTGGCTCAACTCGCAGGCGCTGGAGGTATTGGCAGGATTTGAGCGCGGTGAAGACGACGCGCTAGTGTTCGTCAACT is drawn from Qipengyuania oceanensis and contains these coding sequences:
- a CDS encoding site-specific integrase, translating into MLEVLGSRHAVEGHPVPANDGNSATFEGSFASDDCHMVPRRRKPGRRALLDGNFARRKLPLRETEYCIWDTELAGFGLRVRPSGNYFWFVRVRHRGKHRRISLGRTDELDAGVARAQARRILAEVALDGLPKRAVVRATPTLADFVETYWDDLSRVWKPSTIKRNRNAWRLSIEPEFGAMRVADIMPADIHRWRDGCSGEGEASFNRALPVLASLMKYAEALRMRRKGSNPCRGMPRFKRPKMERYLTPAEYRRLGASLRDAEAEYPIPVAIVRLLMFTGARLGEIRFLRWGMVKPPRLVLPDSKTGPKVIWLNSQALEVLAGFERGEDDALVFVNSRGKHPVNIEPWWYNLRRRCAMPDLRVHDLRHSFASTAIMDNVPLATIGKLLGHVLPETTAKYAHLSDDVIGDAAERISGSLAQAIGLRS